In Oncorhynchus clarkii lewisi isolate Uvic-CL-2024 chromosome 2, UVic_Ocla_1.0, whole genome shotgun sequence, one DNA window encodes the following:
- the LOC139423254 gene encoding potassium-transporting ATPase alpha chain 1-like: MSKGDSYDMFEMNGEVDVKMKKKKKIKKKDRLEGMKKEMDIDDHEITIEELEMRYTTSVTKGLTSSKAAEVLERDGPNELLPPKGTPEYVKFARQLAGGLQCLMWVAAVICFIAFGIEFSRGTLGCFDDLYLAITLITVVVVTGCFGYYQEFKSTNIIASFKNLVPQQALVIRDGQKNQINAMDLVVGDLVEIKGGDRVPADIRIIFAQGCKVDNSSLTGESEPQSKTPECTHENPLETKNIAFFSTTCLEGVATGTVINTGDRTIIGRIASLASGVGNEKTPIAIEIEHFVDIIAGLAIFFGFTFFVVAMFIGYAFLEAMIFFMAIVVAYVPEGLLATVTVCLSLTAKRLARKNCVVKNLEAVETLGSTSVICSDKTGTLTQNRMTVAHLWFDNVIHAADTTEDQSGQSFDQSSETWRSLARVAGLCNRAIFKPNQESLPIPRRIVVGDASETALLKFTELAIGNMMEYRERFKKVVEVPFNSTNKFQLSVHELEDPMDLRYLLVMKGAPERILERCSTILIRGQEMPLDEQWREAFQTAYMDLGSLGERVLGFCHIYLNENEFPRGYKFDSDEMNFTTSGLSFAGLISMIDPPRATVPDAVMKCRTAGIRVVMVTGDHPITARAIAANVGIITEGSETVEDIATRKRIPVEQVNRRDARACVISGGQLKDMSSEELDEALRSHPEMVFARTSPQQKLIIVESCQRLGSIVAVTGDGVNDSPALKKADIGIAMGIAGSDAAKNAADMILLDDNFASIVTGVEQGRLIFDNLKKSIAYTLTKNIPELTPYLIYITVSVPLPLGCITILMIELATDIFPSVSLAYEKAESDIMHLKPRNPRKDRLVNESLAAYSYFQIGAIQSFAGFTDYFTAMAQEGWYPLLCVGLRSHWEDVHLQDLQDSYGQEWTYAQRLYQQYTCYTVFFISIEICQIADVLIRKTRRLSIFQQGFFRNKVLVSAIVFQLLLGNLLCYCPGMPNIFNFMPIRGQWWFVPIPYGILIFVYDEIRKLGVRRHPGSWWDQELYY; encoded by the exons ATGAGTAAAGGG GACTCTTACGACATGTTTGAGATGAATGGAGAGGTGGACGTCAAgatgaagaaaaagaagaagataaAGAAAAAGGATAGGCTAGAGGGCATGAAGAAGGAGATGGACATT GATGACCACGAGATCACAATAGAAGAGCTAGAGATGAGGTATACCACCAGTGTTACCAAG GGCCTGACGTCCAGCAAAGCAGCGGAGGTTCTGGAGCGGGACGGCCCCAACGAACTGCTGCCCCCCAAAGGGACCCCAGAGTACGTCAAATTTGCTCGTCAGCTGGCCGGAGGGCTGCAGTGTCTGATGTGGGTGGCAGCCGTCATCTGCTTCATTGCTTTCGGCATCGAGTTCTCCAGGGGAACCCTCGGCTGCTTTGACGAT CTGTACCTCGCCATCACTCTGATCACTGTTGTTGTGGTGACTGGCTGTTTCGGTTACTACCAAGAGTTTAAGAGCACCAACATCATCGCCAGCTTCAAAAATCTAGTGCCACAG CAAGCCCTGGTGATCCGTGACGGGCAGAAGAACCAGATCAATGCCATGGACCTGGTGGTGGGCGACCTGGTGGAGATCAAGGGTGGTGACCGCGTGCCTGCTGACATCCGCATCATCTTTGCCCAGGGCTGTAAG gTGGATAACTCATCCCTGACAGGAGAGTCAGAGCCCCAGAGCAAAACCCCGGAGTGTACCCACGAGAACCCCCTAGAGACTAAGAACATCGCCTTCTTCTCCACCACCTGCCTGGAAG GAGTGGCCACAGGAACGGTCATCAACACGGGTGACCGCACCATCATTGGCCGCATTGCCAGCTTGGCGTCAGGCGTAGGCAATGAGAAGACGCCAATTGCCATAGAGATTGAGCACTTTGTTGACATCATTGCTGGGCTGGCCATCTTCTTTGGCTTCACCTTCTTTGTGGTGGCCATGTTTATCGGCTATGCCTTCCTGGAGGCTATGATCTTCTTCATGGCCATCGTGGTGGCCTATGTACCTGAGGGGCTGCTGGCTACTGTCACT gtgTGTCTGTCGCTGACGGCCAAGCGTCTGGCCAGGAAGAACTGTGTGGTGAAGAACCTGGAGGCTGTGGAGACCCTGGGCTCCACCTCGGTCATCTGCTCCGACAAGACGGGCACTCTGACCCAGAACAGGATGACCGTGGCCCACCTTTGGTTCGACAATGTGATCCATGCCGCAGACACCACAGAGGACCAATCAGGTCAGAGCTTTGACCAATCATCCGAGACATGGCGATCGTTGGCAAGAGTGGCAGGACTCTGTAACCGGGCCATCTTCAAACCCAACCAGGAGTCTCTGCCTATTCCTAGG AGAATAGTGGTGGGCGACGCCTCAGAGACGGCTCTGCTGAAGTTCACTGAGCTGGCCATAGGGAACATGATGGAATACAGGGAACGCTTCAAAAAGGTTGTTGAAGTACCATTCAACTCCACCAACAAGTTCCAG CTGTCAGTGCATGAGTTGGAAGACCCCATGGACCTGCGctacctgctggtgatgaaggggGCGCCAGAGAGGATCTTGGAGCGCTGCTCCACCATCCTGATCAGGGGCCAGGAGATGCCCCTGGATGAACAGTGGAGAGAGGCCTTCCAGACTGCATACATGGACTTGGGGAGCCTGGGGGAGAGAGTGCTGG GTTTCTGTCACATCTATCTAAATGAGAATGAGTTCCCTCGTGGTTACAAGTTTGACTCCGATGAGATGAACTTCACCACGTCTGGTTTGAGTTTCGCTGGACTCATCTCCATGATCGACCCGCCCCGCGCCACTGTGCCTGACGCTGTCATGAAATGCCGCACGGCTGGAATAAGG GTAGTCATGGTGACAGGCGACCACCCGATCACGGCCAGAGCCATCGCTGCGAACGTTGGCATCATCACAGAGGGTAGTGAGACAGTAGAGGACATCGCTACCAGGAAACGCATCCCAGTGGAGCAGGTCAACAGGAG GGATGCCCGTGCCTGTGTGATCAGTGGTGGTCAGCTGAAGGACATGAGCAGTGAAGAGCTGGACGAAGCGTTGAGGAGTCACCCTGAAATGGTGTTCGCCCGCACCTCCCCCCAGCAGAAACTCATCATCGTGGAGAGCTGTCAGCGCCTG GGCTCCATTGTGGCTGTGACAGGCGATGGGGTGAACGACTCCCCTGCGTTGAAAAAGGCAGACATCGGCATTGCCATGGGCATAGCTGGCTCCGATGCAGCTAAGAATGCAGCTGACATGATTCTGCTGGATGACAACTTTGCCTCCATCGTCACAGGGGTGGAGCAGG GCCGTCTGATCTTTGACAACCTGAAGAAGTCCATTGCGTACACACTGACCAAGAACATTCCGGAGCTCACACCCTACCTCATCTACATCACTGTCAGTGTTCCTCTGCCATTGGGCTGCATCACCATCCTCATGATCGAGCTGGCCACTGACATT TttccctctgtgtctctggcCTATGAGAAGGCAGAGAGTGATATTATGCATCTGAAACCCAGGAACCCGCGTAAGGATAGGTTGGTGAACGAATCTCTGGCTGCCTACTCCTACTTCCAGATTG GAGCAATCCAGTCTTTCGCTGGTTTCACAGACTACTTTACAGCGATGGCCCAGGAGGGCTGGTATCCCCTGCTGTGTGTGGGGCTCAGGTCCCACTGGGAGGACGTCCATCTGCAGGACCTGCAGGACAGCTATGGCCaggagtgg ACATACGCCCAGCGTCTGTATCAGCAGTACACCTGCTACACTGTCTTCTTCATCAGTATTGAGATCTGCCAGATTGCTGATGTGTTGATCCGGAAAACCCGCCGTCTGTCCATCTTCCAGCAGGGCTTCTTTAG GAACAAGGTGCTGGTGAGTGCCATCGTCTTCCAGCTGTTACTGGGTAACCTGCTGTGCTACTGCCCAGGGATGCCAAACATTTTCAACTTCATGCCCATTAG GGGCCAATGGTGGTTTGTTCCAATCCCGTACGGAATTCTAATCTTTGTCTATGACGAGATCAGGAAGCTGGGGGTCAGAAGACATCCAGGAA GTTGGTGGGACCAGGAGCTGTATTATTGA